In Gemmatimonadales bacterium, the DNA window CCCCCAGCGTCTTGAAGCGCGGATCGTCGATCAGATGCTGGGCGCCGGTCGCCTCGCAGAGTCGCCGGTACATCACCTGACCCGACGCGGCGATGTTGATGTGGCCGTCGGCTGTCGTGAACACCCCGGTCGGGATGCCTGTGGGATGATCGTTGCCGGCCTGGGGCGGGATCTCGCCGTCGATGAGCCAGCGCGCGGCCTGGAAATCGAGCATCGTCACCATCGCCTGGAGGAGCGAGGTGTGGACCCATTGTCCGCGGCCCGACGTCTCTCGCTCGAGGAGCGCGACGAGGATGCCCTGCGCGAGGAACATGCCGGCGGTGAGATCGGCGACGGGGATGCCGACGCGCACGGGGCCCTGCCCCGGCAGCCCGGTAATGGACATCAGGCCGCCCATCCCCTGGGCGATCTGGTCGTAGCCGGGACGCTCGCTGTACGGCCCCGTCTGGCCGAAGCCCGAGATGGAGCCGTAGACCAGCCGCGGATTGATCTTCGAGAGCGTCTCGTAGTCGATCCCGAGCCGGTGCTTGACGTCGGGGCGGTAGTTCTCGACCAGGACGTCGGCGCGCTCGACGAGCTTCTTCAAGATCGCGACGCCCTCGGGGTGCTTGAGGTCGAGCGTCATCGAGCGCTTGTTGCGATGGAGGTTCAGGAAGTCGAAGCCGATCGACGTCGAGTCGCCCTCGACGATCTCGCGCGTCTCGATCTTGACAACGCGCGCCCCCATGTCGGCGAGCTGGCGCACGCACGTGGGTCCGGCGCGCGCCCGGGTGAGGTCGATGACGGTGATGTGGGCGAGCGGCAGCGCGGCCATCAGCGGGTCACCGCGCCCGGCAGAATCGCCGAGCCGGTCTGGGAGGCCGGGTTGCGACGGGGCCACCTGCCGGCGTCGA includes these proteins:
- a CDS encoding CoA transferase, yielding MAALPLAHITVIDLTRARAGPTCVRQLADMGARVVKIETREIVEGDSTSIGFDFLNLHRNKRSMTLDLKHPEGVAILKKLVERADVLVENYRPDVKHRLGIDYETLSKINPRLVYGSISGFGQTGPYSERPGYDQIAQGMGGLMSITGLPGQGPVRVGIPVADLTAGMFLAQGILVALLERETSGRGQWVHTSLLQAMVTMLDFQAARWLIDGEIPPQAGNDHPTGIPTGVFTTADGHINIAASGQVMYRRLCEATGAQHLIDDPRFKTLGDRSKNRKAMNLELNGVLVGKTSAEWIDALNKAGVPSGPIYNVRQVFEDRQVQHLGLAQPVKHAERGEIRVQGLPVALSRTPGAVRLPAPTHGQHTDEILAELGLTREDIERLRNDKVV